In Halobaculum rubrum, the following are encoded in one genomic region:
- a CDS encoding carboxypeptidase M32: MATDAHGSGAETADAYTELVERFERINGVQGAAGVLGWDQQVMMPEGGTPARSQQLSVLSSLSHELLTDDRTAELLDEVESMDLDEEGEALVREARREFERADAVPTELVEEISETSTEALGAWEQARAEDDFEQFAPYLETLVDLNRQYAEHIDPDRDAYEVLFEDYEPCLPLSQAEDILETLKETLVPMIDEIRESDADVTTDAFDGEFPADAQEDLSRDVLSTLGYDWDRGRLDVSSHPFTSGNVYDCRVTTRYDESDPLGGLMATVHEFGHAFYNLGLPEEQFGTPLGESRDLSVHESQSRLWENHVGRSPAFWELVTPKFAERFDTDATAREAYESANQVYEDNLIRVEADELTYHLHIVIRFEIEKALISGELDVEDVPEVWNDKYEEYLGIRPETDTNGCLQDIHWSHGNFGYFPTYSLGSVLASQLFNAAEDDIGNIYGAVREGDFETLQEWLRENIHEHGSRYETNDLVREATGEDFTADYFVDYVTTKYGDLYDLEESV, translated from the coding sequence ATGGCTACCGACGCACATGGGAGCGGGGCCGAGACGGCCGACGCGTATACGGAACTAGTGGAGCGATTCGAACGCATCAACGGCGTGCAGGGCGCCGCGGGCGTCCTCGGATGGGACCAGCAGGTGATGATGCCCGAGGGCGGCACGCCCGCCCGCTCACAGCAGCTGTCGGTGCTCTCGTCGCTGAGCCACGAGCTGCTCACCGACGACCGCACCGCGGAGCTGCTCGACGAGGTCGAGTCGATGGACCTGGACGAGGAGGGGGAGGCGCTCGTGCGCGAGGCCCGTCGCGAGTTCGAGCGCGCCGACGCGGTGCCGACCGAGCTGGTCGAGGAGATCTCCGAGACCTCCACGGAGGCGCTGGGCGCGTGGGAGCAGGCCCGAGCCGAGGACGACTTCGAGCAGTTCGCGCCGTACCTCGAGACGCTCGTCGACCTGAATCGACAGTACGCCGAGCACATCGATCCCGACCGCGACGCCTACGAGGTGCTGTTCGAGGACTACGAGCCGTGTCTCCCGCTCTCGCAGGCCGAGGACATCCTCGAGACGCTGAAGGAGACGCTCGTCCCGATGATCGACGAGATCCGCGAGTCCGACGCGGACGTGACCACCGACGCCTTCGACGGCGAGTTCCCCGCCGACGCACAGGAGGACCTCTCGCGGGACGTGCTCTCGACGCTCGGGTACGACTGGGACCGCGGGCGTCTCGACGTCTCCTCACATCCGTTCACCTCCGGCAACGTGTACGACTGCCGCGTCACGACTCGCTACGACGAGTCGGACCCGCTCGGCGGCCTGATGGCCACCGTCCACGAGTTCGGCCACGCGTTCTACAACCTCGGCCTGCCCGAGGAGCAGTTCGGCACGCCGCTGGGCGAGTCGCGCGACCTCTCGGTCCACGAGAGCCAGTCGCGCCTCTGGGAGAACCACGTCGGCCGCTCGCCGGCGTTCTGGGAGCTGGTGACCCCGAAGTTCGCGGAGCGCTTCGACACCGACGCGACGGCGCGGGAGGCGTACGAGTCGGCCAACCAGGTGTACGAGGACAACCTCATCCGCGTCGAGGCCGACGAGCTCACCTACCACCTCCACATCGTCATCCGCTTCGAGATCGAGAAGGCCCTCATCTCGGGCGAGCTGGACGTGGAGGACGTGCCGGAGGTCTGGAACGACAAGTACGAGGAGTATCTCGGGATCCGCCCCGAGACGGACACGAACGGCTGCCTGCAGGACATCCACTGGAGCCACGGCAACTTCGGCTACTTCCCGACGTACTCGCTGGGCTCGGTGCTGGCGAGCCAGCTGTTCAACGCCGCCGAGGACGACATCGGGAACATCTACGGGGCGGTCCGCGAGGGCGACTTCGAGACGCTGCAGGAGTGGCTCCGCGAGAACATCCACGAGCACGGGAGCCGCTACGAGACGAACGACCTGGTCCGCGAGGCTACCGGCGAGGACTTCACCGCCGACTACTTCGTCGACTACGTGACGACGAAGTACGGCGACCTGTACGACCTCGAGGAGTCGGTCTGA
- a CDS encoding PINc/VapC family ATPase, which produces MNVVPDTSAVIDGRVSERVADGDYEGATVFVPEAVVGELEAQANAGHDTGWDGLAELQRIAELADEGTITAEFVGRRPTVAEQEGAGEGDIDALIRELAVEHEAVLLTSDFVQAEAGKATGLDVEYVEAVPRGVTEDDGLDVERFFTDDTMSVHLKTGTRPKAKRGDITDLHYVHIDEEGDLSDEEQMAVWADEIEATARASNQGFIELSEPGMTIVQYRNYRIAVARPPFSDAVEITAVRPIAKTTLDDYEFADELRDRFTERQRGVLIAGAPGAGKSTFAQAVAEFLNDSDYAVKTMEKPRDLQVSEEITQYTALGGDMANTADSLLLVRPDYTIYDEVRKTHDFEVFADMRLAGVGMVGVTHATRAIDALQRLVGRVELGMIPQVVDTVVFIEAGAVDTVYDVTTQVKVPEGLTAEDLSRPVIQVVDFETGVPEYEIYTFNNQVVTVPLDGADGGGGETGVDRLARQEIEREIRSVARGHVDVELQGQNDAVVYVEEDDISYVIGKGGGRITDIENRLGIDIDVRTHADRPGDSGGAAGASGAGDPASTPKPQGEVVQPEITSRHVVIRMDEHVGETVEVRADDEYLFTATVGRGGDIQVSRGSAIAEELEDAIDRKRTITVVPA; this is translated from the coding sequence ATGAACGTCGTGCCGGACACGAGCGCGGTCATCGACGGCCGCGTGTCGGAGCGGGTCGCGGACGGGGACTACGAGGGGGCGACGGTGTTCGTCCCAGAGGCCGTCGTCGGCGAGTTGGAGGCGCAGGCCAACGCCGGCCACGACACCGGCTGGGACGGCCTCGCCGAACTCCAGCGCATCGCCGAGCTCGCCGACGAGGGGACGATCACCGCCGAGTTCGTCGGTCGTCGTCCGACCGTCGCCGAGCAGGAGGGTGCCGGCGAGGGCGACATCGACGCGTTGATCCGGGAGCTGGCGGTCGAACACGAGGCAGTCCTCCTCACCTCCGACTTCGTGCAGGCGGAGGCGGGGAAGGCGACCGGTCTCGACGTGGAGTACGTCGAGGCGGTGCCCCGCGGCGTCACGGAGGACGACGGCCTCGACGTCGAGCGGTTCTTCACCGACGACACGATGTCCGTCCACCTCAAGACGGGAACCCGTCCGAAGGCGAAACGCGGCGACATCACCGACCTCCACTACGTCCACATCGACGAGGAGGGCGACCTCAGCGACGAGGAGCAGATGGCCGTGTGGGCCGACGAGATCGAGGCAACCGCCCGCGCGTCGAACCAGGGGTTCATCGAGCTGTCGGAGCCGGGGATGACGATCGTCCAGTACCGCAACTACCGGATCGCGGTCGCTCGCCCGCCGTTCTCGGACGCCGTCGAGATCACGGCGGTCCGGCCGATCGCGAAGACGACGCTCGACGACTACGAGTTCGCGGACGAACTGCGAGACCGCTTCACCGAGCGCCAGCGCGGCGTCCTCATCGCGGGCGCGCCCGGCGCCGGGAAGTCGACGTTCGCGCAGGCGGTCGCGGAGTTCCTCAACGACAGCGACTACGCGGTGAAGACGATGGAGAAGCCGCGCGACCTGCAGGTCTCCGAGGAGATCACCCAGTACACCGCGCTCGGCGGCGACATGGCCAACACGGCCGACTCGCTGCTGCTCGTCCGGCCGGACTACACCATCTACGACGAGGTGCGCAAGACCCACGACTTCGAGGTGTTCGCGGACATGCGCCTCGCGGGCGTCGGGATGGTCGGCGTCACGCACGCGACGCGCGCCATCGACGCGCTCCAGCGGCTCGTCGGCCGCGTCGAGTTGGGGATGATCCCGCAGGTCGTCGACACCGTCGTGTTCATCGAGGCCGGCGCCGTCGACACCGTCTACGACGTGACGACCCAGGTGAAGGTGCCCGAGGGATTGACCGCCGAGGACCTCTCGCGTCCCGTGATCCAGGTCGTCGACTTCGAGACCGGCGTTCCGGAGTACGAGATCTACACGTTCAACAACCAGGTCGTCACGGTGCCGCTCGACGGCGCCGACGGCGGGGGCGGCGAGACGGGCGTCGACCGCCTCGCCAGACAGGAGATCGAACGCGAGATCCGATCGGTCGCGCGCGGCCACGTCGACGTGGAGCTGCAGGGCCAGAACGACGCCGTCGTCTACGTCGAGGAGGACGACATCAGCTACGTGATCGGCAAGGGCGGCGGCCGGATCACCGACATCGAGAACCGCCTCGGCATCGACATCGACGTGCGAACCCACGCCGACCGTCCCGGCGACTCGGGGGGGGCCGCCGGCGCCTCGGGCGCGGGCGATCCCGCGTCGACGCCGAAGCCGCAGGGGGAGGTCGTCCAGCCGGAGATCACGAGCCGCCACGTCGTGATCCGGATGGACGAACACGTCGGGGAGACGGTCGAGGTCCGCGCCGACGACGAGTACCTGTTCACGGCGACGGTCGGCCGCGGCGGCGACATCCAGGTCTCGCGGGGGAGCGCCATCGCCGAGGAGCTGGAGGACGCCATCGATCGCAAGCGGACGATCACCGTCGTGCCGGCCTGA
- a CDS encoding ribosome biogenesis/translation initiation ATPase RLI — translation MADDSIAVVDLDRCQPDRCNYECANFCPPNRTGKDCIVERGDHYAEDEPYDGGPDQVWISEEICLGETCGICVEKCPFDAIEIINLPSELENDPVHRYGDNAFGLYGLPVPEPGTVTGILGPNGIGKSTAVKMLSGELIPNLGDHADEATWDAVLERFKGTELQNYIERVIEGEVEVARKPQYVDQIPKQFDGNTRELLERTDERGVLDSLVERLSIGPVMDQDIDSISGGELQRVALAATLARDADFYFLDEITPYLDIGQRMTAARLIRELADDGERSMMVVEHDLAILDLLADTLHVTYGEPGAYGVVTDPKSTRNGINEYLKGYLDNENMRIRPDSITFDEHAPREITRSQVLFEYPDLEKSYADGEFSLSVDGGAVHESEVLGIVGPNGIGKSTMAKLFAGKLEPDEGELDVRLDIAYKPQYIEIDQPIRVDAFLSSIADDFGSSYWDTEIARPLQLNPIMEQNLTDLSGGERQRVAIAACLSEDADLYLLDEPSAHLDVEQRVQATTAIRRYAENHDATVMVIDHDIYMIDLLADRLMVFDGEPAVHGHATRPQGMRSGMNDFLGDLDITFRRDERTGRPRINKPDSQLDRQQKSDGEYYYSR, via the coding sequence ATGGCCGACGACAGCATCGCGGTCGTCGACCTCGACCGGTGTCAGCCCGATCGGTGTAACTACGAGTGCGCGAACTTCTGTCCGCCCAACCGCACCGGGAAGGACTGCATCGTCGAGCGCGGCGACCACTACGCGGAGGACGAACCGTACGACGGCGGCCCCGACCAGGTGTGGATATCCGAGGAGATCTGTCTGGGCGAGACGTGCGGGATCTGCGTCGAGAAGTGCCCGTTCGACGCCATCGAGATCATCAACCTCCCGTCGGAACTGGAGAACGATCCGGTTCACCGCTACGGCGACAACGCGTTCGGACTGTACGGCCTTCCCGTGCCCGAACCTGGGACGGTGACGGGCATCCTCGGTCCCAACGGGATCGGGAAGTCGACCGCGGTGAAGATGCTCTCGGGGGAGCTGATCCCGAACCTCGGCGATCACGCCGACGAGGCGACCTGGGACGCGGTCCTGGAGCGCTTCAAGGGAACCGAGCTCCAGAACTACATCGAGCGCGTCATCGAGGGCGAAGTCGAGGTCGCCCGCAAGCCGCAGTACGTCGACCAGATCCCCAAGCAGTTCGACGGCAACACCCGCGAGCTGCTCGAACGGACCGACGAGCGCGGCGTGCTCGATTCCCTCGTGGAGCGGCTCTCGATCGGTCCGGTGATGGACCAGGACATCGACTCCATCTCCGGCGGCGAGCTCCAGCGCGTCGCGCTGGCGGCGACGCTCGCGCGCGACGCGGACTTCTACTTCCTCGACGAGATCACGCCGTATCTGGACATCGGCCAGCGGATGACCGCCGCGCGGCTCATCCGCGAGCTCGCCGACGACGGCGAGCGCTCGATGATGGTCGTCGAGCACGACCTCGCCATCCTCGACCTGCTGGCGGACACGCTGCACGTCACCTACGGCGAGCCGGGCGCGTACGGCGTCGTCACGGACCCGAAGTCCACCCGAAACGGCATCAACGAGTACCTGAAGGGGTATCTCGACAACGAGAACATGCGGATCCGGCCGGACTCGATCACCTTCGACGAGCACGCGCCCCGCGAGATCACGCGCTCGCAGGTGCTGTTCGAGTACCCCGACCTCGAGAAGTCCTACGCCGACGGGGAGTTCTCGCTTTCGGTCGACGGCGGCGCCGTCCACGAGTCCGAGGTGCTGGGCATCGTCGGCCCCAACGGGATCGGGAAGTCGACGATGGCGAAGCTGTTCGCCGGGAAGCTGGAGCCCGACGAGGGCGAACTCGACGTCCGGCTCGACATCGCGTACAAGCCGCAGTACATCGAGATCGACCAGCCGATCCGCGTGGACGCGTTCCTCTCGTCGATCGCCGACGACTTCGGCTCCTCCTACTGGGACACCGAGATCGCCCGCCCGCTCCAGCTCAACCCGATCATGGAGCAGAACCTCACCGACCTCTCGGGCGGGGAGCGCCAGCGCGTCGCCATCGCGGCGTGTCTCTCCGAGGACGCCGACCTGTACCTGCTGGACGAGCCGTCGGCGCACCTCGACGTGGAACAGCGCGTGCAGGCGACGACCGCGATCCGCCGGTACGCCGAGAACCACGACGCGACGGTGATGGTCATCGACCACGACATCTACATGATCGACCTGCTGGCCGACCGGCTGATGGTGTTCGACGGCGAGCCCGCCGTGCACGGACACGCGACCCGGCCCCAGGGGATGCGCTCGGGAATGAACGACTTCCTCGGCGACCTGGACATCACGTTCCGCCGCGACGAGCGGACGGGGCGCCCGCGGATCAACAAGCCCGATTCGCAGCTCGACCGCCAGCAGAAAAGCGACGGGGAGTACTACTACTCCCGGTAG
- a CDS encoding MarR family transcriptional regulator produces MAGTDEESLDDLPPSAKLVFKVLEYNGPLTQKGIVEESMLSARTVRYALERLENIGIVDEDVYFADARQNLYQIDAPQKAEADGGQEATCAE; encoded by the coding sequence ATGGCCGGAACCGACGAGGAGTCACTCGACGATCTCCCTCCCAGCGCGAAGCTCGTGTTCAAAGTACTGGAGTACAACGGACCGTTGACGCAGAAAGGCATCGTCGAGGAGTCGATGCTGTCCGCCCGGACCGTCCGGTACGCGCTCGAACGACTCGAAAACATCGGTATCGTCGACGAGGACGTCTACTTCGCCGACGCCCGACAGAACCTCTATCAGATCGACGCACCCCAGAAGGCGGAAGCCGACGGCGGCCAGGAAGCGACCTGCGCCGAGTGA
- a CDS encoding UPF0146 family protein, with protein MSDDRRAAVRRKLGRFDRLCEVGVGTRHAVAAGLASDGRAVAATDVVERDPPEGVAFVRDDIVAAADCREPGAHYRVDCVYALNSPPELHRPLVGVADAVDAACCFTTLGGDPPAVDATPLALPGGDTLYVARDPDDVLVE; from the coding sequence GTGTCAGACGATCGTCGCGCCGCAGTCCGCCGGAAACTCGGTCGGTTCGACCGACTCTGCGAGGTCGGAGTCGGCACCCGCCACGCGGTGGCCGCGGGCCTCGCGAGCGACGGCCGCGCGGTGGCCGCGACGGACGTGGTCGAGCGGGATCCCCCCGAGGGAGTCGCGTTCGTCCGCGACGATATCGTCGCCGCCGCGGACTGTCGAGAGCCGGGTGCCCACTACCGCGTCGACTGCGTGTACGCGCTCAACTCCCCGCCGGAACTGCACCGCCCACTCGTCGGCGTCGCCGACGCGGTCGACGCCGCCTGCTGTTTCACGACGCTCGGCGGCGACCCGCCGGCGGTCGACGCGACGCCGCTGGCGCTGCCCGGCGGCGACACGCTGTACGTCGCTCGCGACCCCGACGACGTGCTCGTCGAGTGA
- a CDS encoding M20 family metallopeptidase, whose product MSDDDASGGLDEETNATDPDGLRALTRELVSIPSHDDPTAAGDAIESWLRAETDATVDRDEHGNVFARTGDPDAPTVALVGHHDVVPPAKSQTTVGDDGEERYVLDERDGRLYGRGSADMKGAVAAAMCALRDADPDGVELCFASFVGEELGGVGARAAIEDGFTPEFAVVGEGSTNYSGEGVTDVVVAHKGRRASTLVASGESTHASIPEKGVNAVYSACDAVDVVRELDFPETTVMGERVRGSVAVTEIDGGTAWNVVPDRCEVTVDERTVPGARAPLERAESIDGVEWRVEQDLPPMACSDDAFADAALTVARDVQSGTPEHVVKPHATDAGWLAEAGTACVICGAAETGEAHTDTESVSYEVLDRCYRIYRSMAEDAEAFA is encoded by the coding sequence ATGAGCGACGACGACGCGAGCGGTGGCCTCGACGAGGAGACGAACGCCACGGATCCCGACGGCCTCCGCGCGCTCACACGCGAACTGGTGTCGATCCCGAGCCACGACGACCCGACCGCCGCCGGCGACGCCATCGAGTCGTGGCTCCGCGCGGAGACCGACGCCACCGTCGACCGCGACGAGCACGGCAACGTGTTCGCCCGCACGGGCGACCCCGACGCGCCGACCGTCGCGCTCGTCGGCCACCACGACGTGGTGCCGCCGGCGAAGTCGCAGACGACCGTCGGCGACGACGGCGAGGAGCGGTACGTGCTCGACGAACGCGACGGCCGGCTGTACGGCCGCGGGAGCGCCGACATGAAGGGCGCCGTCGCCGCCGCGATGTGCGCCCTCAGGGACGCCGACCCCGACGGGGTGGAGCTGTGTTTCGCCTCGTTCGTCGGCGAGGAGCTGGGCGGCGTCGGCGCCCGCGCGGCCATCGAGGACGGCTTCACGCCGGAGTTCGCCGTCGTCGGCGAGGGGTCGACGAACTACTCCGGCGAGGGCGTCACCGACGTGGTCGTCGCGCACAAGGGGCGGCGCGCGAGCACGCTCGTCGCCTCGGGCGAGAGCACGCACGCGAGCATCCCGGAGAAGGGCGTCAACGCCGTTTACAGCGCGTGCGACGCCGTCGACGTGGTCCGCGAACTCGACTTCCCCGAGACGACCGTCATGGGCGAGCGTGTGCGCGGGAGCGTCGCGGTCACCGAGATCGACGGCGGGACGGCGTGGAACGTGGTGCCGGATCGCTGCGAGGTGACCGTCGACGAGCGGACGGTACCGGGAGCGCGCGCGCCGTTGGAGCGCGCCGAGTCGATCGACGGCGTCGAGTGGAGGGTCGAGCAGGACCTCCCGCCGATGGCCTGCTCGGACGACGCGTTCGCGGACGCGGCGCTGACGGTTGCCCGCGACGTGCAGTCGGGCACCCCCGAACACGTCGTGAAGCCGCACGCGACCGACGCCGGGTGGCTCGCGGAGGCGGGCACCGCCTGCGTGATCTGCGGCGCCGCCGAGACCGGCGAGGCACACACCGACACCGAGAGCGTATCCTACGAGGTGCTCGACCGCTGTTACCGGATCTACCGCAGCATGGCCGAGGACGCAGAAGCGTTCGCGTGA
- a CDS encoding archaemetzincin family Zn-dependent metalloprotease, protein MLVDIVPIGDVSAQVKREASAGLRSVYDCDVTVHDEQSIPEGAYDRSRNQYRAEQFIELVSRTGGGEKNIGITPQDLYYRRRNYVFGLAYLNGNGSVVSTYRLQTSSDGGVTSKPSSEVFSDRVRKEIVHEIGHTLGLEHCDNSKCVMSFSPTVREVDVKEEHLCGTCAREHL, encoded by the coding sequence ATGCTTGTCGACATCGTGCCCATCGGGGACGTCTCCGCGCAGGTGAAGCGGGAGGCGTCGGCGGGTCTCCGCTCGGTGTACGACTGCGACGTGACGGTTCACGACGAGCAGTCGATCCCGGAGGGCGCGTACGACCGCAGCCGCAACCAGTACCGCGCCGAGCAGTTCATCGAGCTCGTCTCGCGGACCGGCGGCGGCGAGAAGAACATCGGGATCACCCCGCAGGACCTGTACTACCGTCGACGGAACTACGTCTTCGGGCTCGCGTACCTCAACGGCAACGGCTCGGTCGTCTCCACGTACCGTCTCCAGACCTCCTCGGACGGCGGCGTCACCTCCAAGCCTTCCAGCGAGGTGTTCTCCGATCGCGTCCGCAAGGAGATCGTCCACGAGATCGGCCACACCCTCGGCTTGGAGCACTGCGACAACAGCAAGTGCGTGATGTCCTTCTCCCCGACGGTGCGCGAGGTCGACGTGAAAGAGGAACACCTCTGTGGCACCTGCGCCCGCGAACACCTGTAG
- a CDS encoding class I SAM-dependent methyltransferase, whose protein sequence is MRRFTADYLERTRRGMWASREALAPLDLDGRRRVLDVGCGTGELTRVLAEEAPEAAVVGVDADTDLLAAARDVGGEAIPGDRDDHSDPEHDREDNPASHDIDYCAGDATRLPFPDDAFDLVVCQALLINLPEPAAAVREFARVSSELVAAVEPDNADVEVTSTVDTEASLEARVREAYIAGVETDVAMGDRVREVFAEVGLSPIESRRYRHEKRVEPPYSETDLTDITRKASGAGLADHETELRRALDGDGENGTGCGNVDGGGDGDGGGDGYDELRREWREMGREAARQAQAREYERIETVPFDVTVGRI, encoded by the coding sequence ATGCGTCGCTTCACTGCGGACTATCTCGAACGTACGCGCCGCGGGATGTGGGCGTCGCGCGAGGCGCTCGCGCCGCTCGATCTCGACGGTCGCCGCCGGGTCCTCGATGTGGGGTGTGGGACGGGCGAACTCACCCGCGTGCTGGCCGAGGAGGCGCCCGAGGCCGCGGTCGTCGGCGTCGACGCGGACACGGACCTGCTCGCGGCCGCCCGCGACGTGGGTGGCGAGGCGATCCCCGGCGACCGCGACGACCACAGCGATCCGGAACACGATCGAGAGGACAACCCGGCCAGCCACGACATCGACTACTGCGCCGGCGACGCGACCCGCCTTCCGTTCCCTGACGACGCGTTCGACCTCGTCGTCTGTCAGGCCCTCCTGATCAACCTCCCCGAGCCCGCGGCGGCGGTGCGGGAGTTCGCGCGCGTCTCCTCGGAGTTGGTCGCCGCCGTCGAGCCCGACAACGCCGACGTGGAGGTGACCTCGACCGTCGACACCGAGGCGTCGCTGGAGGCCCGCGTCCGCGAGGCGTACATCGCGGGCGTCGAGACGGACGTGGCGATGGGCGATCGCGTGCGTGAAGTGTTCGCCGAGGTCGGCCTCTCCCCCATCGAGTCGCGGCGCTACCGCCACGAGAAGCGCGTCGAGCCGCCGTACTCGGAGACGGACCTCACGGATATCACCAGAAAGGCCAGCGGCGCCGGCCTCGCGGACCACGAGACGGAGCTCCGCCGAGCGCTCGACGGCGACGGCGAGAACGGGACCGGTTGTGGGAACGTGGACGGGGGTGGGGACGGAGACGGTGGGGGGGACGGCTACGACGAACTCAGGCGCGAGTGGCGCGAGATGGGTCGGGAGGCCGCACGGCAGGCACAAGCGCGGGAGTACGAGCGCATCGAGACGGTCCCGTTCGACGTGACGGTCGGTCGGATCTGA
- a CDS encoding DUF7095 family protein, which produces MEREAALDRVEAIIDAVDEGPMPVPVREVWVYGDVALGLDPIDRLDVYVTKDLLMRGDDPDAAAEFERSHGVKGVGKSVSAEWAREYPEQIRANDNGYAAPEKCLAAHLLPEDEPIHLEVCNAPFDRNVRQRLQSALDRGAHEQVLDPRGVQLYGEGQRATETTAKLRNGELPFPTLSGALEMLGVDEGEATEIAEAMTAYRERQEGTTVRGDVV; this is translated from the coding sequence ATGGAGCGCGAGGCGGCCCTCGACCGGGTGGAGGCGATCATCGACGCCGTCGACGAGGGGCCGATGCCCGTCCCCGTCCGCGAGGTGTGGGTGTACGGCGACGTGGCGCTCGGTCTCGACCCGATCGACCGGCTGGACGTGTACGTGACGAAGGACCTCCTGATGCGCGGCGACGACCCCGACGCCGCCGCGGAGTTCGAGCGATCCCACGGGGTGAAGGGCGTCGGGAAGTCCGTCTCCGCCGAGTGGGCACGCGAGTACCCCGAGCAGATCCGTGCCAACGACAACGGCTACGCCGCGCCCGAGAAATGCCTCGCCGCGCACCTCCTGCCCGAGGACGAGCCGATCCACCTGGAGGTGTGTAACGCGCCGTTCGACCGGAACGTCAGACAACGCCTGCAGAGCGCGCTCGACCGCGGCGCCCACGAGCAGGTGCTCGACCCTCGTGGCGTGCAGTTGTACGGCGAGGGGCAGCGGGCGACCGAGACGACGGCGAAACTCCGGAACGGCGAACTCCCGTTCCCGACGCTGTCGGGCGCGCTGGAGATGCTCGGGGTCGACGAGGGCGAGGCGACCGAGATCGCCGAGGCGATGACGGCGTATCGCGAGCGGCAGGAGGGTACGACCGTCCGCGGCGACGTGGTGTAG
- a CDS encoding ferritin-like domain-containing protein — protein MSEKVIDLLREAYGDEMETVMNYQTNAIVLDGVRAEEIKESLQTDIQEELTHAEQLGNRLKQLDARPPGSAEFTASQDSLQPPEDSTDVLSVIEGVIDAEEGAIALYRDLIKAAEAADDPVTEDLAVTILSDEEAHRSEFNGYRKEYRRD, from the coding sequence ATGTCCGAGAAAGTCATCGACCTGCTGCGCGAGGCGTACGGCGACGAGATGGAGACGGTAATGAACTACCAGACGAACGCGATCGTCCTCGACGGCGTGCGCGCCGAAGAGATCAAAGAGAGCCTCCAGACGGACATCCAGGAGGAGCTGACCCACGCCGAACAGCTCGGGAACCGACTGAAGCAGCTCGACGCGCGGCCGCCGGGATCGGCGGAGTTCACCGCGAGCCAGGACTCGCTGCAGCCGCCGGAGGACTCGACGGACGTGCTGTCGGTTATCGAGGGCGTCATCGACGCCGAGGAGGGCGCCATCGCGTTGTACCGCGACCTCATCAAGGCGGCGGAGGCGGCGGACGACCCCGTCACCGAGGATCTCGCCGTGACGATCCTCTCCGACGAGGAGGCCCACCGCTCGGAGTTCAACGGGTACCGCAAGGAGTACAGGCGGGACTAG
- a CDS encoding isocitrate lyase/PEP mutase family protein: MDYETQRERGEALRALHHADDGPLVLPNAWDAASAIVFADAGFDAIGTTSAGIAVSRGVPDGEVLSRAEMLAVVERIADAVAHPVSADIEAGYGDTPDAVYDTVSAAIDAGAVGVNLEDGTGDPDDPLVPVDDHVAAIRAARDAAEDAGVPVVVNGRTDVFWLGVGEEGDRLDRAVDRANAYVDAGSDCLFVPGVSDIETIRALVDRLDAPLNVLGGPGAPSVDALAEAGVARVSVGSGPMRATLGLLGEVAAELREEGTYESMAGGIPYDDLKELLEVAAQQRS; encoded by the coding sequence ATGGACTACGAGACACAGCGCGAGCGGGGCGAGGCGCTTCGCGCGCTCCATCACGCCGACGACGGGCCGCTCGTCCTCCCGAACGCGTGGGACGCCGCCAGCGCGATCGTCTTCGCCGACGCCGGCTTCGACGCGATCGGAACCACGAGCGCCGGCATCGCCGTCTCTCGGGGCGTGCCTGACGGCGAAGTCCTCTCGCGTGCGGAGATGCTCGCGGTCGTCGAGCGGATCGCCGACGCCGTCGCGCATCCGGTCTCCGCCGACATCGAGGCCGGCTACGGCGACACGCCGGACGCGGTGTACGACACCGTCTCGGCCGCCATCGACGCCGGCGCCGTCGGGGTCAACCTCGAGGACGGTACCGGCGACCCCGACGATCCGCTCGTCCCCGTCGACGACCACGTCGCGGCGATCCGGGCCGCCCGCGACGCCGCCGAGGACGCGGGCGTCCCGGTCGTCGTCAACGGCCGCACGGACGTGTTCTGGCTCGGCGTCGGCGAGGAGGGCGACCGCCTCGACCGCGCGGTCGACCGCGCGAACGCCTACGTCGACGCCGGGAGCGACTGTCTGTTCGTGCCCGGCGTCTCCGACATCGAGACGATCCGGGCGCTCGTCGACCGTCTCGACGCCCCGCTGAACGTCCTCGGCGGGCCGGGGGCGCCGTCTGTCGACGCGCTGGCGGAGGCGGGGGTCGCGCGGGTTTCGGTCGGCTCCGGTCCGATGCGCGCGACGCTCGGGCTGCTCGGCGAGGTCGCCGCCGAACTCCGCGAGGAGGGGACCTACGAGTCGATGGCCGGCGGCATCCCGTACGACGACCTGAAGGAATTGCTAGAGGTCGCCGCTCAGCAGCGATCGTAA